In the Carboxydothermus hydrogenoformans Z-2901 genome, one interval contains:
- a CDS encoding DUF5693 family protein, with protein MKKGKILLAILLLVIFAFSIILLPPRIAEDKKKETGFYLDYETLINLSSYWGLTPEQTIARLKKTGFVGLALYEENGSSQEIFNQEAGLFLGVSAVATFPEFKDFIELKAPYTYLITDNKEIVDSAIHALSARNIKNQLQQVNKKYILKINYPYKSTEKLLLGFNPQGLEMARKNNLDVLLFIPQWSIANEQEVKNYLSYIKTFCPEPKVVFADKNLPENNKFTKIFADTFLKENFSVGLLDGIDQPQTNAMINRTKLPVFRVRQVTINTIEGGNILATTEEKIESLKIGIRERRNKAIVFKIPAKEFNKTTVLAFETVTSQTYETMKSLNYQFVPVNPLKKIPERKLEKLLLSVLLIVLFGYSLVLFDLVNIKTALTFTVILLIGGFALFTLNFDLYFKFCAFGASVLYPLIALFSIDIKNPNSFLKALASLVIVVLISVFGGFAISAFLTGNNYFVHADLFRGVKLSFLLPVLIFAIYAARVLLVREKSLKQVVFEYLGLELKLWQLFALIIVFGAGAYYLLRTGNAAESLVLPGEIKLRALLNKYLYVRPRFKEFAIGYPLLLWGLWTKVRPEIRYIALVIGSLAPVTVINTFAHQYDPLWVSLIRTGNGLLLGSILGIFLIAINMVMVKAFLKGSQGEINGGNKNL; from the coding sequence GTGAAAAAAGGAAAAATACTTTTAGCAATCTTACTGCTGGTTATTTTTGCTTTTTCAATAATTCTTTTGCCTCCGCGGATCGCTGAAGATAAGAAAAAAGAAACGGGGTTTTACTTGGATTACGAAACTTTAATAAATTTAAGTAGTTACTGGGGTTTAACACCGGAGCAAACCATAGCCAGGCTAAAGAAAACGGGCTTTGTTGGCTTAGCATTGTATGAAGAGAATGGTAGCAGCCAGGAAATATTTAACCAGGAGGCTGGACTTTTTTTGGGAGTTAGTGCAGTTGCAACTTTTCCTGAATTCAAAGATTTCATTGAACTAAAAGCACCTTATACTTATTTAATTACCGATAACAAGGAGATTGTTGATTCGGCAATTCACGCGTTAAGTGCCAGGAATATTAAAAATCAATTACAGCAAGTAAATAAAAAATATATTCTAAAAATAAACTATCCATATAAAAGCACGGAAAAGTTGCTACTGGGTTTTAATCCTCAAGGTTTGGAAATGGCCCGGAAAAACAATTTAGATGTTCTGCTATTTATTCCCCAGTGGAGTATCGCAAATGAACAAGAAGTAAAAAATTATCTTTCCTATATAAAAACTTTTTGCCCGGAACCCAAGGTTGTTTTTGCCGATAAGAATTTGCCGGAAAACAACAAATTTACCAAAATTTTCGCCGATACCTTTTTAAAAGAAAACTTTTCCGTAGGGCTTTTAGATGGTATTGACCAGCCTCAAACTAATGCTATGATTAACCGGACTAAGCTCCCTGTTTTTCGGGTACGGCAAGTTACAATAAATACCATTGAAGGCGGCAATATTTTAGCAACTACGGAGGAAAAAATAGAAAGTTTAAAAATTGGCATCAGGGAACGGAGGAATAAAGCTATTGTTTTTAAAATTCCGGCAAAAGAGTTTAACAAAACTACCGTTCTTGCTTTTGAGACCGTTACTTCCCAAACTTATGAAACGATGAAAAGTTTAAATTATCAATTTGTCCCGGTTAATCCTCTAAAGAAAATACCCGAAAGAAAGCTTGAAAAACTTTTATTATCGGTATTGCTCATTGTCTTATTTGGATATTCCCTGGTGCTATTTGATTTAGTAAATATTAAAACCGCTCTAACTTTTACCGTAATTCTACTTATTGGTGGTTTTGCTTTATTTACCTTGAATTTCGATTTGTACTTTAAATTTTGTGCTTTTGGTGCGTCCGTATTATATCCGCTAATTGCGCTATTTAGTATCGATATTAAGAATCCAAACTCCTTTTTAAAGGCATTGGCTTCTCTTGTCATTGTAGTTTTAATCAGTGTTTTTGGAGGCTTTGCGATTTCCGCCTTTTTAACCGGAAATAATTACTTTGTTCATGCCGATTTATTTCGGGGTGTAAAATTATCTTTTCTTCTGCCGGTATTAATATTTGCTATCTATGCTGCAAGGGTTTTGTTAGTACGGGAAAAAAGTTTAAAACAAGTGGTTTTTGAGTATTTAGGTTTAGAATTAAAATTGTGGCAGCTATTTGCGCTAATAATTGTTTTCGGGGCTGGTGCTTATTACCTGTTGCGGACGGGAAATGCTGCGGAATCGCTGGTTTTACCCGGCGAGATAAAGCTTCGCGCCCTGCTAAATAAGTACCTGTATGTAAGGCCGAGATTTAAAGAATTTGCCATTGGCTATCCTTTGCTTCTTTGGGGATTATGGACAAAAGTGAGACCGGAGATACGGTATATAGCTCTGGTTATTGGAAGCTTAGCACCGGTTACGGTTATCAATACTTTTGCTCACCAGTACGATCCTCTGTGGGTAAGTTTAATTAGAACCGGAAACGGTTTATTATTAGGAAGCATCCTGGGGATTTTCTTGATAGCTATAAATATGGTGATGGTAAAGGCATTTTTAAAAGGCAGTCAAGGTGAGATAAATGGCGGTAATAAAAATTTATGA
- a CDS encoding CDP-glycerol--poly(glycerophosphate) glycerophosphotransferase — MIGFLMNTKFHYTLYEPIIKHLNKSDYRIILTEGYVRNVREARKFLTEKGIEFWQMIDKTEQNLIKENIKVFLGPFFFPTVYRLKPEAHHFRMVYGLAKDGWNYAWWNIFFDLIFVYGDYDAEKLSFYAPVVKAGNPRFDRWFKGEVVEDKVLELAKGRPVILYLPTYGELSSWGYYQKALEDLSERYLVIAKLHHGLKVAEGNKIVIRDESADLLSLLKIADVVISDYSGAIFDAMLAGKKILLFNLPQIPEHLSSKESLENIIRGYCRQVNEPAEVRGVIEELLHNDAFLSQREAMKAKIFSNTAGNSGEIIAKTLYEAQNREKKLPHGKEQLLRQMERLALPQLIRNKKIYGYLNKILS; from the coding sequence ATGATTGGGTTTTTAATGAATACCAAATTTCACTATACTTTATACGAACCAATAATTAAACATTTAAACAAAAGTGATTACAGGATTATTTTAACGGAAGGGTATGTCCGCAATGTCCGGGAAGCAAGAAAATTTTTAACGGAAAAAGGAATAGAATTTTGGCAGATGATTGATAAAACTGAACAAAATTTAATAAAAGAAAATATTAAAGTATTTTTAGGTCCGTTTTTCTTTCCAACGGTCTACCGGTTAAAGCCCGAGGCCCATCATTTCCGGATGGTTTATGGTTTAGCAAAAGATGGGTGGAATTATGCCTGGTGGAATATTTTTTTTGATTTAATCTTTGTTTATGGAGATTACGATGCCGAAAAACTTTCCTTCTATGCGCCGGTAGTGAAAGCTGGCAATCCCAGATTTGACCGGTGGTTTAAAGGGGAAGTAGTAGAAGATAAGGTCTTGGAGTTAGCTAAAGGAAGACCGGTAATTCTTTATTTGCCCACCTACGGGGAATTATCTTCCTGGGGATATTACCAAAAGGCTTTGGAAGATTTAAGTGAACGTTATCTGGTGATTGCCAAATTACACCACGGTCTCAAAGTTGCAGAAGGAAATAAGATAGTAATTCGTGATGAATCTGCAGATTTACTAAGTTTACTTAAAATTGCTGATGTGGTTATTTCCGATTATTCGGGGGCGATTTTTGATGCTATGCTGGCCGGCAAAAAAATATTATTATTTAATTTACCGCAAATTCCGGAACACTTAAGTTCAAAAGAAAGCTTGGAAAATATAATTCGCGGCTACTGTCGGCAGGTGAATGAACCGGCAGAAGTTAGAGGGGTGATTGAAGAATTATTGCATAACGATGCTTTCTTAAGTCAAAGGGAAGCTATGAAAGCTAAAATTTTTAGCAATACTGCGGGAAATTCCGGGGAAATTATAGCAAAGACGCTTTATGAGGCCCAAAATCGCGAAAAAAAACTTCCCCATGGAAAGGAACAGCTATTAAGACAAATGGAACGATTAGCACTGCCGCAACTTATACGTAACAAAAAAATTTACGGTTATTTAAATAAAATTCTTAGCTAA
- a CDS encoding MraY family glycosyltransferase, with protein sequence MLVIKTFQIFTLALILTLILTPMVKKIALRVGAIDIPDARKVHKTPIPRMGGLAIFWGFTAAVLLLLPIDQKVLAILAGSVVLIIFGILDDVYSLNPKVKLLGQIMAAVIPVAFGIKVNYVTNPFGGLIWLGDASYFLTIFWIVAIVNAINLIDGLDGLASGTAAISAVFIGIAALTRGNEFAYYAAIALTGGALAFLKFNFNPAEIFLGDTGSMFLGYCLGILSVLGTAKSPTLISIFVPVLVMAIPIFDTLFAILRRFFAGRPIFKPDKGHLHHCILDLGYSQRKTVLIIYLLNILLGIVALYVNLLTFTQAALLILIILAAITFGAQKIGVLGESLSKGKTIINN encoded by the coding sequence GTGTTAGTGATTAAAACTTTTCAAATATTTACCCTTGCTTTAATTTTAACGTTAATTTTAACTCCCATGGTTAAAAAAATTGCCTTAAGAGTGGGAGCAATCGATATTCCCGATGCTCGAAAAGTTCATAAAACTCCCATTCCCCGCATGGGAGGTCTTGCCATTTTTTGGGGCTTTACTGCCGCAGTTTTGTTACTGTTACCAATTGACCAGAAGGTTCTGGCTATTTTGGCAGGAAGTGTTGTTTTAATAATTTTTGGAATATTAGATGATGTTTATAGCTTAAATCCCAAAGTAAAGCTTTTAGGGCAAATTATGGCAGCCGTTATTCCGGTTGCTTTTGGAATAAAAGTAAATTACGTTACCAATCCCTTTGGCGGTTTAATTTGGCTGGGAGATGCTTCTTATTTTTTAACTATTTTCTGGATTGTGGCAATTGTTAATGCCATTAATTTAATTGACGGTCTTGATGGGTTAGCTTCGGGGACTGCTGCTATTTCTGCTGTGTTTATCGGGATTGCAGCCTTGACCCGGGGAAATGAATTTGCTTATTATGCAGCGATTGCCTTAACGGGCGGGGCCCTGGCTTTTTTAAAATTTAATTTTAATCCGGCAGAAATATTTTTAGGTGATACCGGTTCAATGTTTCTGGGATACTGTTTGGGTATTTTGTCGGTTTTGGGTACCGCGAAAAGTCCAACTTTGATTTCAATTTTCGTTCCTGTTTTAGTTATGGCTATACCTATTTTTGACACTTTATTTGCGATTTTAAGGAGGTTTTTTGCAGGCCGTCCGATTTTTAAACCGGATAAGGGACATTTGCACCATTGTATTTTGGATTTGGGCTATTCCCAAAGAAAAACCGTTTTGATAATTTATTTATTAAACATTTTACTTGGCATTGTTGCGTTGTATGTAAATCTTTTAACTTTTACCCAGGCAGCATTGCTTATATTAATTATTTTAGCGGCGATAACTTTTGGAGCACAGAAGATAGGAGTGTTAGGGGAAAGTCTTAGTAAGGGAAAAACTATAATTAATAATTAA
- the fabZ gene encoding 3-hydroxyacyl-ACP dehydratase FabZ has product MKDITEIMNILPHRYPFLLVDKILEVVPGEKAVGIKNVTINEPFFQGHFPGRPIMPGVLLLEAMAQVGAVAILTDERYAGKLPMFAGIDGARFRKPVLPGDQVVFEVELLKIKGSLGKARGSGKVNGELVVEAEILFALA; this is encoded by the coding sequence ATTAAAGACATTACCGAAATTATGAATATATTACCCCACAGGTATCCCTTTTTACTGGTGGACAAGATTCTGGAGGTTGTACCCGGGGAAAAAGCGGTTGGAATTAAAAATGTCACAATAAACGAACCCTTTTTTCAAGGGCACTTCCCGGGGCGGCCTATTATGCCAGGGGTTTTACTATTAGAAGCCATGGCCCAGGTAGGAGCTGTGGCAATTTTAACCGATGAACGTTATGCCGGAAAGCTTCCGATGTTTGCCGGTATTGATGGTGCCCGCTTTAGAAAGCCGGTATTACCGGGAGATCAGGTGGTTTTTGAAGTTGAACTCTTAAAAATAAAAGGGAGTCTTGGGAAAGCCAGAGGGTCGGGAAAAGTTAATGGTGAGTTAGTGGTTGAAGCGGAAATTTTATTTGCCCTTGCTTAA
- a CDS encoding FlgD immunoglobulin-like domain containing protein — MKFWLKIILIQLIIFVAIFTLGIFFIEGDVFDFFTPDDLKTFKVIGFGAKNNSYKIYFDSPILARGKIKIYNEVNDLVREINLERIKKGTNEVTWDGRDNDGNLLTEDRYRFEVEAELYHIPVFLFLDIKPPGVDDQNIYALYPQTLDRILELIKEGGFQTATAGEIADYVGERNLPPPKPVGLIFIDGYKGFFNDGAGLLKAYDMKFSLFLITGYIGVRPEMMNWEEVRAISQLGLAEFGIEGHKIPDNGFWSQKPGESLEQYKSRIISDVNAARELVGKNLNTGVEGFLWKAKQNNSLNMAAVRQSGIKYQVLINYDLVNEIGQGDIVYAYPVSKTTDIKEIEKRLNNIVEKKIIFKGVLQENNE, encoded by the coding sequence ATGAAATTTTGGTTAAAGATTATCTTAATTCAGTTAATTATTTTTGTTGCAATTTTTACTCTCGGAATATTTTTTATTGAAGGTGATGTTTTTGACTTTTTTACCCCCGATGACTTAAAGACTTTTAAAGTTATTGGTTTTGGAGCAAAAAATAATTCGTATAAAATTTATTTTGACTCTCCAATATTAGCCCGGGGAAAAATAAAAATTTATAACGAGGTAAATGACCTGGTCCGTGAGATTAATTTAGAAAGAATAAAAAAAGGCACTAACGAAGTTACCTGGGATGGCCGCGACAATGATGGTAACTTATTAACCGAAGATAGATACCGCTTTGAGGTTGAAGCAGAGTTATACCATATTCCGGTTTTTCTGTTTCTTGATATTAAACCACCCGGGGTGGATGATCAAAACATTTATGCCCTCTATCCCCAGACCCTTGACCGGATTCTGGAATTAATTAAAGAGGGCGGCTTTCAGACCGCAACCGCCGGTGAAATTGCCGATTATGTTGGGGAAAGGAATTTACCTCCTCCTAAACCCGTGGGACTAATTTTTATTGACGGCTATAAAGGATTTTTTAACGATGGGGCGGGCTTACTTAAAGCTTATGATATGAAATTTAGTTTGTTTTTAATAACAGGTTATATAGGTGTACGGCCGGAAATGATGAACTGGGAGGAAGTGCGGGCTATAAGCCAGTTAGGATTGGCTGAGTTTGGTATTGAGGGTCATAAAATTCCGGATAACGGCTTTTGGAGCCAAAAACCGGGGGAGTCGTTAGAACAGTATAAAAGCCGGATTATCAGTGATGTAAATGCCGCCAGAGAACTGGTGGGTAAAAATCTTAATACCGGTGTGGAGGGATTTTTGTGGAAGGCTAAACAAAATAATTCTTTAAATATGGCTGCAGTTCGGCAGAGCGGTATTAAATATCAAGTCCTGATAAATTACGATCTGGTAAATGAAATTGGCCAGGGAGATATCGTTTATGCTTATCCGGTATCAAAAACTACCGACATTAAAGAAATTGAAAAACGGTTAAATAATATTGTGGAAAAGAAAATAATTTTTAAAGGGGTGTTACAAGAAAATAATGAGTGA
- a CDS encoding LCP family protein, which produces MISLDSAMERVQKKILRKKKRRRKVLLLSLLILLFVIGTAFAYFYYTMKDVFTPPRTQGDNIAVASEKPGRVNILLLGVDDRHSKNRRERTDTIIFASIDSNLKKVVLVSIPRDTRVNIPGHGWDKINAAHVVGGIDLTKQVVSDLLGKPVDYYVLVNFEDFKKVIDTLGGVTIDVEKDMYHADEYPYTINLKKGRQHLNGEKALMYVRYRSDALGDISRTQRQQKFLKALAEQALQPGTLLKLPKLIPEIIQMVETDMSTKDLMSLLAFSRELNKDSIITQTLPGYFYNYNGVSYWQADLEVAKNLVDMLFAGQIEQNIVLGTKEENAGVKIVKKKKTVKTPKTSTTKETYQKKPATGSDTYQPNPGNGSGTDGDKATLPPGTSEQTTPPAQNDNQKTIPPPSSDSTTGGTTYQNGPVGYSPPTEQQPPPLNSIPETTAGETYNSQVSEGVR; this is translated from the coding sequence GTGATAAGCTTGGACTCCGCAATGGAAAGAGTGCAGAAAAAGATTCTTCGTAAAAAAAAGCGGCGGCGAAAGGTTTTACTCTTATCCCTTTTAATTTTGCTATTTGTTATCGGAACCGCTTTTGCTTACTTTTACTATACCATGAAAGATGTCTTTACCCCCCCGCGAACCCAGGGGGATAACATAGCCGTTGCCAGCGAAAAACCCGGGAGGGTAAATATTCTTCTTTTAGGGGTTGATGACCGCCATAGTAAAAACCGCAGGGAGCGTACCGATACCATTATTTTTGCCAGCATTGACAGCAATTTAAAAAAAGTTGTCCTGGTTTCCATACCGCGGGATACGCGGGTAAATATTCCGGGGCACGGCTGGGATAAAATAAATGCGGCCCATGTTGTAGGTGGGATAGATTTAACCAAACAAGTGGTTTCTGACCTTTTAGGAAAGCCGGTGGACTATTATGTACTGGTAAACTTTGAAGATTTTAAAAAAGTTATTGATACCTTGGGCGGGGTTACCATTGACGTTGAGAAAGACATGTATCACGCTGATGAGTATCCCTATACCATTAATCTTAAAAAGGGTCGGCAGCACTTAAACGGGGAAAAAGCCTTAATGTATGTGCGTTATAGAAGTGATGCTTTGGGTGATATTAGTCGTACCCAAAGGCAACAGAAATTCTTAAAAGCTTTAGCCGAACAAGCTTTGCAACCGGGAACGCTTTTAAAGCTTCCCAAACTCATTCCGGAAATTATTCAAATGGTTGAAACGGATATGTCCACCAAAGACCTGATGTCGCTTTTAGCCTTTAGTCGGGAGCTCAATAAGGATAGCATCATTACCCAGACCCTTCCGGGATATTTCTACAACTACAATGGCGTAAGCTACTGGCAGGCGGATTTGGAAGTGGCTAAAAACCTGGTAGATATGCTGTTTGCGGGACAAATAGAACAAAATATCGTTCTTGGTACCAAGGAAGAAAATGCCGGGGTTAAAATTGTCAAGAAGAAAAAAACTGTTAAGACTCCAAAAACTTCAACTACTAAGGAAACCTATCAGAAAAAACCTGCCACAGGTAGTGATACTTATCAGCCAAATCCCGGAAATGGTTCGGGCACTGATGGTGACAAGGCTACTTTGCCTCCGGGTACATCCGAACAAACTACGCCGCCAGCTCAAAATGATAATCAGAAAACTATTCCACCCCCTAGCTCAGATAGTACTACCGGCGGGACTACTTACCAGAATGGTCCCGTCGGTTATTCCCCACCGACTGAGCAACAACCACCACCTCTGAACAGTATTCCCGAAACTACCGCTGGGGAGACCTATAACAGCCAGGTTTCCGAGGGAGTTCGGTGA
- a CDS encoding SH3 domain-containing protein, protein MKKNVYVILGIIIAFTAGLILGGKILAQNEDVVPGSPQDPLVAKSYVDKQVKVVADQVNDLKARLAALEKKIAELSASNPAVPDTTRVGIVATNNLYLRKTPQVSSNNIIAKLPLNTRLTVYLNKSTGDWYYVKTSSGKFGYVSKKYVKLQ, encoded by the coding sequence ATGAAAAAAAACGTATATGTGATTTTGGGTATAATTATCGCTTTTACTGCCGGGCTAATCCTGGGGGGAAAAATCTTGGCTCAGAATGAAGATGTGGTTCCCGGGTCACCCCAGGATCCACTGGTAGCTAAAAGTTATGTGGATAAACAGGTGAAGGTGGTTGCCGACCAGGTAAATGATTTAAAAGCTCGCCTTGCTGCTTTGGAGAAAAAAATTGCAGAATTGTCAGCTTCTAATCCTGCAGTTCCTGATACAACAAGAGTTGGGATAGTAGCAACTAATAATCTATACTTAAGGAAAACACCTCAGGTTTCAAGCAATAATATCATTGCGAAATTGCCTTTAAATACACGCCTCACTGTTTACCTTAATAAGTCTACCGGCGATTGGTATTATGTAAAAACCTCGAGCGGAAAATTTGGATATGTAAGCAAAAAATACGTAAAACTTCAGTAA